In one Poecilia reticulata strain Guanapo linkage group LG8, Guppy_female_1.0+MT, whole genome shotgun sequence genomic region, the following are encoded:
- the nfil3-6 gene encoding nuclear factor, interleukin 3 regulated, member 6: MMFEEESHGVRGQQELPVLQTVDSPDAAPSSGPEGPLSFTDEAVSILTSSNLLARSLLGRTSAVKRKESPAATARRKREFIPHDKKDESYWDKRRKNNEAAKRSREKRRVNDMVLESRVLALLEENARXRAELLALKFRFGLIKDPSNTQILPLAGVPQHNLPNLTPQYYPHRTDGGPQSSNPNNHLGQSGTRSSREAGNISEDSGFSTPGGSSVASPIFFDERFGDHGKFSPHQVEEMGYDLQQSPVDVHHPAGLAVGKPDPAEAMKNLPHKLRFKTPGNGEGLDIGCDNGGVRRNPRETGKGXSGGEVGAGHCPGSWVQQLEGEECRKEKQTLHYGTSTAGCNLHSPPTPRQSDVQYQHENTYLKSQLSSLSEEVAQLKKLFTEQLMSKIN; encoded by the coding sequence ATGATGTTTGAGGAGGAGTCCCATGGTGTGAGGGGCCAGCAGGAGTTGCCCGTTCTCCAGACAGTGGATTCGCCCGATGCKGCGCCTTCCAGCGGACCTGAGGGTCCTCTGTCCTTCACGGATGAAGCCGTGTCCATACTGACCTCCAGCAACCTGCTGGCTCGCTCCCTGCTGGGTCGCACCTCTGCAGTCAAGCGCAAAGAGAGTCCAGCTGCCACCGCCCGGCGCAAGCGCGAGTTCATCCCCCATGACAAAAAGGACGAAAGCTACTGGGACAAAAGGAGGAAGAACAACGAGGCGGCCAAACGTTCWCGAGAGAAGCGGCGRGTGAATGACATGGTCCTGGAGAGCCGGGTGCTTGCTTTGCTGGAGGAGAACGCCCGGYTTAGGGCGGAGCTCCTGGCTCTGAAGTTCCGCTTTGGCTTGATTAAAGATCCGTCCAACACACAGATTCTACCGCTTGCCGGAGTTCCTCAACACAATCTTCCAAACCTGACTCCCCAATATTATCCCCACAGAACTGATGGAGGCCCTCAAAGCTCAAATCCCAACAACCACTTAGGCCAGTCAGGTACCAGGAGCTCGAGAGAGGCTGGCAACATCTCAGAGGACTCTGGGTTTTCTACACCAGGAGGGTCCAGCGTGGCCAGCCCCATCTTTTTCGATGAACGCTTCGGCGACCATGGGAAGTTTTCACCGCACCAAGTGGAAGAGATGGGTTATGACCTCCAGCAGTCACCAGTTGATGTCCACCATCCTGCAGGACTCGCCGTCGGGAAGCCGGACCCAGCAGAGGCGATGAAAAACCTTCCACACAAGCTACGTTTCAAGACCCCCGGGAATGGGGAGGGCCTGGACATCGGTTGCGACAATGGCGGCGTAAGACGCAACCCTCGGGAGACCGGGAAAGGGCYGAGCGGAGGCGAAGTAGGAGCGGGGCATTGTCCCGGCTCCTGGGTCCAGCAACTGGAAGGGGAGGAATGCCGGAAGGAGAAACAGACTCTTCATTATGGTACTTCTACTGCCGGCTGTAACCTCCATTCTCCTCCCACGCCCAGACAAAGTGACGTCCAGTATCAGCATGAGAACACTTACCTGAAATCTCAGCTCAGCTCCCTCTCTGAGGAGGTGGCTCAGCTGAAGAAGcttttcacagagcagctcatGTCCAAAATCAACTGA